A single window of Podarcis raffonei isolate rPodRaf1 chromosome 9, rPodRaf1.pri, whole genome shotgun sequence DNA harbors:
- the FBXO22 gene encoding F-box only protein 22, with the protein MEPDPKGGYVLSNLAEVVERILGFLPTKALLRAACVCRLWRECSRRILRTQQSVVWVSTVEPGPSSSHALVQVLAEELEKVQVLPQTVLYIADAETFSEHEECPSHRQKKARRRNSKETATALEKLLPRRCQVLGLVTPGVVVTPMGSRSNRPLEVEDGEAGFAILFPKIDGVKIQTFHFCKDLKTRVFDESQFAEAGLKNNPDLRVVLLFGYNTWKSGGTRFLHQIVNRLNEKSIILAGGHVESFTSLTSENNTQAADSCGVVGLAFSGPQIQSATVLLDQDVIDERTAEAAVQRLKATNIPEHNSLGFMFACVGRGYQHYKTKQNLEADAFRKFFPNIPLFGFFGHGEIGCDRIVTGNFILREYNDTKDDLLHGYTTVMTIIHLGSAKANQA; encoded by the exons ATGGAGCCCGATCCGAAAGGGGGCTACGTGCTGAGCAACCTCGCCGAGGTGGTGGAGAGGATCCTGGGCTTCCTGCCGACGAAGGCGCTGCTGCGCGCGGCCTG TGTGTGCCGGTTATGGAGAGAGTGTTCCCGCAGAATCCTGAGAACCCAGCAGAGTGTTGTCTGGGTCTCCACAGTGGAACCAGGGCCATCAAGCAGCCATGCTCTGGTTCAGGTGTTAGCAGAGGAGCTTGAG AAGGTTCAGGTGCTGCCCCAGACAGTATTGTATATAGCAGATGCAGAGACTTTCAGTGAACACGAAGAGTGTCCAAGCCACAGGCAGAAGAAAG CACGAAGAAGAAATAGCAAAGAAACAGCCACTGCCTTAGAAAAACTATTGCCCAGACGATGCCAAGTCCTTGGTCTAGTGACACCTGGAGTTGTAG TTACTCCAATGGGGTCTCGCAGCAATCGGCCTCTGGAAGTTGAAGATGGTGAAGCTGGCTTTGCAATATTGTTCCCCAAGATTGATGGGGTGAAGATTCAAACCTTCCACTTTTGTAAAGACTTGAAGACCAGGGTCTTTGATGAAAGCCAATTTGCTGAAGCAG GCCTGAAGAATAATCCCGATCTCAGAGTGGTTCTTTTGTTTGGGTACAACACATGGAAGTCAGGAGGAACCCGATTTCTACACCAAATAGTCAATCGCTTGAATGAAAAAAGCATCATCTTGGCTGGCGGACATGTGGAGAGCTTTACATCTCTAACTTCTGAGAA TAACACTCAGGCTGCTGATTCTTGTGGTGTTGTTGGCTTGGCTTTCAGTGGACCGCAGATCCAGAGTGCGACTGTTCTGTTAGATCAGGATGTAATTGATGAGAggacagcagaagcagcagtgcaGCGCCTCAAAGCCACAAACATTCCTGAACACAATAGCCTTGGTTTTATGTTCGCATGTGTTGGCAGGGGATATCAACATTATAAAACCAAACAGAATCTTGAGGCTGATGCTTTTAGGAAGTTCTTTCCTAACATTCCCCTCTTTGGCTTCTTTGGACATGGGGAGATAGGATGTGATCGAATTGTGACCGGGAATTTTATACTCCGAGAGTATAATGACACAAAGGATGACTTGCTCCATGGTTACACCACTGTAATGACCATTATCCATCTGGGTTCAGCCAAAGCAAATCAAGCTTAA